One window of the Candidatus Hinthialibacter antarcticus genome contains the following:
- a CDS encoding class I SAM-dependent methyltransferase — MGQEINLLDQYPQSKRPIDDRAKLITEDHRAVARKFDVEYFDGDRLTGYGGYGYNARFWTDTVKRFRDHYQLPEDARILDVGCAKGFMMYDLSLLMPKAYIRGIDVSKYAYDHAHEEMKPFIQVANANNIPFEDDSFDLVICINTIHNLPPIDCKQAFREIQRVTRKDAFVMNDAWRNEAEHQSMLNWNLTALTYMHVDDWKKLFDEVGYKGDYYWFIAESA; from the coding sequence ATGGGACAAGAAATCAACCTGCTCGACCAATATCCACAATCCAAGCGGCCAATTGATGATCGTGCCAAATTGATCACCGAAGATCACCGCGCCGTTGCGCGTAAATTCGACGTGGAATATTTCGACGGCGACCGCCTCACCGGCTATGGCGGATATGGCTACAACGCACGCTTCTGGACGGATACCGTCAAGCGATTTCGCGACCATTACCAACTGCCCGAAGACGCTCGCATCTTGGATGTAGGCTGCGCCAAAGGTTTCATGATGTACGACCTCAGCCTGCTAATGCCCAAGGCGTATATTCGCGGCATTGATGTTTCAAAATATGCTTACGATCATGCCCATGAAGAGATGAAGCCGTTTATCCAAGTCGCAAACGCCAACAACATTCCATTTGAAGACGACTCGTTTGATTTAGTGATTTGTATAAACACTATTCACAACCTGCCGCCGATTGATTGTAAGCAGGCGTTTCGTGAAATTCAGCGCGTAACGCGAAAAGACGCGTTTGTCATGAACGACGCCTGGCGCAATGAAGCAGAACACCAGTCCATGTTGAATTGGAACCTGACCGCTTTAACGTACATGCACGTGGATGACTGGAAAAAACTCTTCGATGAAGTGGGCTACAAGGGCGACTATTATTGGTTTATTGCGGAATCTGCATGA
- a CDS encoding DegT/DnrJ/EryC1/StrS family aminotransferase yields MKIPWWYTEIGEAEKQGLLSAFDGKHLSMGPVSAEWERRFAEMLQIPYAVLTPSGTAALTMALIAAGVRSGDEVIVPALTWIATGNAAAAIGAKVVLADCFPDSPLVNPYEIEKQITASTRAIIPVHLNGRACDMARIKKIAAKSGIVVIEDTCKAMFSKFEHQCLGTIGDAGCFSLGMISLVSIGYGGVVVTHSEEMYQQLKLIQNQGVPRQGEERYEVLSFNFKISDLLAGMGLAQLDRVEEKVKHLNAVYKIYSDGIVDSEHIRFIPVRIDQGAISLCAEVRVKERESFLEMLSQNDIDAIPFHLPLNRAPYLNNPSAFSNASAFADEGVILPCGPSQPLENIQCVVDVIRQWTEF; encoded by the coding sequence ATGAAAATTCCATGGTGGTACACAGAAATCGGAGAAGCGGAAAAGCAAGGGCTTTTAAGTGCTTTTGACGGAAAACACTTAAGCATGGGCCCTGTTTCAGCAGAATGGGAGCGTCGGTTTGCAGAAATGTTGCAAATTCCTTACGCTGTGTTAACGCCAAGCGGAACAGCCGCTCTCACAATGGCGTTGATTGCTGCTGGAGTTAGATCAGGCGACGAAGTGATTGTTCCTGCATTGACTTGGATCGCAACAGGAAACGCAGCGGCGGCTATAGGCGCTAAGGTCGTACTGGCGGATTGTTTTCCTGATTCACCTTTGGTGAATCCCTATGAAATCGAAAAACAAATCACAGCGTCTACACGAGCAATTATTCCCGTCCATTTGAATGGTCGGGCTTGTGATATGGCGAGAATTAAAAAAATTGCCGCCAAATCTGGGATCGTCGTTATTGAAGATACTTGCAAGGCCATGTTCTCCAAATTTGAGCACCAATGTCTTGGAACGATAGGTGACGCTGGCTGTTTTTCTTTAGGAATGATTTCTCTTGTCTCTATTGGATATGGAGGCGTCGTTGTTACTCACAGTGAAGAAATGTACCAGCAATTAAAATTAATTCAAAACCAAGGAGTTCCCCGCCAAGGAGAAGAACGCTACGAGGTTTTGAGTTTTAATTTCAAAATTAGCGATTTACTTGCTGGAATGGGATTAGCTCAGCTGGATCGAGTTGAAGAAAAAGTCAAGCACTTAAATGCTGTATACAAAATTTACTCTGATGGTATCGTTGATTCAGAACATATCCGCTTTATTCCTGTTCGCATCGATCAAGGGGCAATTTCGCTTTGTGCTGAAGTTCGAGTAAAAGAGCGTGAGTCGTTTCTTGAGATGTTGTCGCAAAATGATATTGATGCAATACCTTTTCATTTGCCGTTAAATCGTGCGCCATACTTAAATAATCCCAGTGCGTTTTCCAATGCATCCGCATTCGCTGATGAAGGCGTTATATTGCCATGTGGGCCTTCCCAACCACTTGAAAATATTCAATGCGTCGTTGATGTTATTCGTCAATGGACAGAATTTTAA
- a CDS encoding SDR family oxidoreductase: MTPNCFTNRVALITGAAQGIGLEISRRFAELGATVILADMNQERGEAAAASIKNSEFVPVDLRKESEIQKMVNIAVQQYRRVDFLINNARPKLSLYDYAESFSEWDLALDVLLKAPALACRYVMPVMEKNGGGVILNIGSTNAFTISHQPAAYHAAKAGLDHLTRYLAQHFAAKGIRVNAICPGLVDIDDNGASLTSKPMNHDIVESIVPGKRAARPEEIADLASYLCSEGCPYLTGQSIIVDGGLLGVDHFHAARQSYICAQNQKKS; the protein is encoded by the coding sequence ATGACTCCAAATTGTTTTACAAATCGAGTCGCACTTATAACCGGCGCTGCACAAGGTATCGGTCTTGAAATTTCACGTCGTTTCGCCGAATTGGGAGCCACAGTAATTCTTGCTGATATGAATCAAGAAAGAGGCGAAGCAGCAGCGGCTTCAATCAAAAATTCAGAATTTGTTCCAGTTGATCTTCGAAAAGAATCTGAGATTCAGAAAATGGTTAATATTGCAGTTCAACAATACAGGCGTGTGGATTTCCTTATAAATAATGCACGTCCTAAATTAAGCCTGTATGACTATGCAGAATCTTTTTCAGAATGGGATCTAGCATTGGATGTGTTGTTAAAGGCACCTGCACTGGCCTGCCGATACGTGATGCCTGTCATGGAAAAAAATGGGGGCGGAGTAATTCTGAATATTGGATCCACAAATGCGTTTACCATATCTCATCAACCAGCGGCTTATCATGCAGCAAAAGCAGGCTTGGACCATTTGACTCGTTATCTGGCTCAGCATTTTGCCGCAAAAGGAATTCGGGTTAATGCGATTTGTCCTGGATTAGTGGATATAGACGATAATGGCGCATCGCTAACTAGTAAGCCAATGAATCACGACATTGTCGAATCGATCGTCCCCGGGAAGCGAGCGGCGCGTCCAGAAGAAATCGCTGATCTGGCGTCGTATTTGTGCTCTGAGGGTTGTCCTTACCTAACAGGGCAATCAATTATTGTTGATGGTGGATTGTTGGGGGTCGATCATTTTCATGCAGCGCGCCAATCATACATATGTGCACAAAATCAGAAAAAATCCTGA
- a CDS encoding aldo/keto reductase: MLKRKLGSSSLHSSILGLGALHFGVFLDEKESTLLLNNALDQGITFIDTAPLYGNGQSEAIVGSALKGRRDEVILSTKAGLIPTKRADGSFAVKLDSLTEKSLRSHVESSLRALRTDRIDLFQLHAFNPSTPLDETLGALDALKQEGKILAYGCSNFSPSQLNAINRIADACKYNRMVSYQAHFNMIERRVDVEARPLCVQENTGIICNRALARGLLTGKYIRGQAAPPESRAATSQRVSRWLTESTYSLVESLSEIATCYGKTLVELAIAWLLSRLGVCTALVGVRNNAQLTECVNGASWVLEKDEVQQIDESIRSLKLWDYIHSLPKEYLET; the protein is encoded by the coding sequence ATGTTAAAACGAAAATTAGGTTCGAGTTCATTACATTCATCCATATTAGGTTTGGGTGCGCTTCACTTTGGTGTTTTTCTTGACGAAAAAGAATCCACTCTTCTTTTAAATAATGCATTGGATCAGGGGATTACGTTTATCGATACAGCGCCTTTGTACGGAAATGGGCAATCTGAAGCAATTGTAGGTAGTGCATTGAAAGGTCGGCGTGATGAAGTAATTTTAAGCACAAAGGCGGGGTTGATCCCGACAAAACGCGCCGATGGTTCGTTTGCAGTGAAATTAGATTCACTGACGGAAAAATCGTTGCGATCTCATGTTGAGTCTAGCCTGCGCGCACTGCGTACTGACCGAATCGACCTTTTTCAGTTACATGCATTCAATCCATCCACGCCGTTAGATGAGACGCTCGGGGCTCTTGATGCGCTCAAGCAAGAAGGAAAAATTTTAGCGTATGGCTGCTCAAATTTTTCTCCAAGTCAGCTCAATGCGATTAACCGAATCGCAGATGCATGCAAATATAACCGAATGGTTTCATATCAAGCGCATTTTAACATGATTGAACGACGGGTTGATGTTGAAGCTCGGCCGTTATGCGTGCAAGAAAACACTGGCATTATCTGCAACCGCGCATTAGCGAGAGGACTGCTTACCGGGAAATACATAAGAGGACAAGCAGCGCCTCCAGAAAGCCGCGCTGCAACCAGTCAGCGGGTGAGCCGCTGGCTTACTGAGTCTACTTATAGCCTGGTTGAATCTTTAAGCGAAATAGCAACCTGTTATGGTAAGACGCTTGTTGAATTGGCGATTGCCTGGCTCCTATCCCGACTAGGTGTTTGTACAGCATTGGTTGGGGTTCGGAATAATGCTCAGTTAACCGAATGCGTAAACGGCGCCTCTTGGGTGCTTGAAAAAGACGAAGTTCAACAGATTGATGAATCAATTCGATCACTGAAATTGTGGGATTATATCCACTCATTGCCCAAAGAATATTTAGAAACCTAA
- a CDS encoding transketolase C-terminal domain-containing protein, which produces MSAKSMRDQFAETMLELGQEDNNLVVLVGDISHFILQPFAKACPGRYYNVGICEPTIISMAAGLAKMGFVPVAHTIAPFLIERSFEQIKLDFGYHQLGGNLITVGSAFDYSNLGCTHHCYSDFALLKTLPGSQIVYPASPVEFDILFRQVYANGQLTLYRLPAYQHEQVLDSKDIEFGKGVKVIEGEDVTIVATGPHLKAALGAREQLTAHSIDAEVIYLHTIRPLDDNLILSSASKTRRVIVIEEHAQSGGVGEEIARLLHTVGPIQFSSVCIPDEFQREYGTYHDHCERLGFSPEGINNQIQREFNFKA; this is translated from the coding sequence TTGAGTGCTAAATCCATGCGGGATCAATTCGCAGAGACAATGTTAGAATTAGGGCAAGAAGACAACAATCTCGTGGTTCTGGTTGGTGATATCAGCCACTTTATTTTGCAGCCGTTTGCAAAAGCTTGCCCTGGTCGTTATTACAATGTCGGAATTTGTGAACCGACAATTATCAGTATGGCGGCTGGGCTTGCAAAAATGGGTTTTGTGCCCGTTGCACATACGATTGCGCCGTTTCTGATTGAGCGCTCATTTGAACAAATTAAATTGGATTTTGGGTACCACCAACTGGGTGGAAACCTGATTACGGTTGGTTCTGCTTTCGACTATTCAAACTTGGGGTGTACGCATCATTGTTATTCTGATTTTGCGCTACTCAAAACCTTACCAGGTTCACAGATTGTTTATCCCGCGTCTCCAGTCGAGTTCGATATTCTATTCCGCCAGGTTTATGCCAATGGACAGCTGACTTTATACCGTCTTCCCGCCTATCAGCATGAACAAGTCTTAGATAGCAAAGATATTGAGTTCGGAAAAGGCGTGAAAGTAATCGAGGGTGAAGACGTCACAATCGTTGCGACGGGGCCGCATCTCAAAGCCGCTTTGGGAGCGCGTGAACAGTTGACTGCTCACAGTATAGATGCAGAAGTGATCTATCTCCATACAATTCGGCCTCTAGATGATAATTTAATCTTGTCCAGCGCATCAAAAACGCGCCGAGTGATCGTAATTGAAGAGCACGCACAGTCTGGCGGCGTTGGAGAGGAAATCGCACGTTTATTGCATACAGTCGGGCCAATTCAATTTAGTTCCGTCTGTATCCCCGATGAATTTCAACGTGAATACGGAACCTATCATGATCATTGCGAACGATTGGGGTTTTCGCCTGAAGGAATCAATAACCAAATTCAGCGAGAATTTAATTTTAAGGCCTAA
- a CDS encoding transketolase: MNNDLRKTIIEMVYRGKDGHIPSAFSIVDIINLLYERYLHFDPQNPDSPERDYFILSKGHGCVAMYAVLHKFGFLTDEDLMMFCRKGGRLGEHPDCTKVPGVEASTGSLGHGLSFALGIALGLRLRGMNNKVFVLMGDGECHEGTVWEAASVARNFQLGNLCAVVDWNGSAAQLMPVDDLPAKWKAFGWHTQVVDGHSNTELASALDFKSEDVPNMIVAKTVKGKGVPMLEGHGMWHHRIPSAEEYTKIMEVLR; encoded by the coding sequence ATGAACAACGATCTACGCAAAACAATCATTGAGATGGTCTATCGGGGAAAAGATGGTCATATCCCGAGCGCCTTTTCTATTGTCGACATTATTAATTTATTATATGAGCGATACCTTCATTTTGATCCTCAGAATCCAGATTCCCCTGAACGAGATTACTTTATCTTAAGTAAGGGGCACGGCTGCGTTGCGATGTACGCAGTACTGCATAAATTCGGTTTTTTAACAGACGAAGATTTAATGATGTTTTGCCGAAAAGGCGGTCGTTTGGGTGAGCATCCTGATTGTACGAAAGTACCAGGTGTTGAGGCGTCGACTGGCTCCTTAGGTCATGGATTGTCCTTCGCTCTTGGTATTGCATTGGGGCTCCGCCTTCGAGGGATGAATAATAAGGTTTTCGTCTTGATGGGTGACGGCGAATGTCATGAAGGCACGGTGTGGGAGGCGGCCAGCGTGGCTCGAAACTTTCAACTTGGCAACTTGTGTGCAGTTGTAGACTGGAATGGTTCCGCCGCACAATTGATGCCTGTTGACGACCTTCCTGCTAAATGGAAGGCTTTTGGTTGGCATACCCAAGTGGTAGACGGCCACTCAAATACAGAACTCGCGAGCGCTCTTGATTTCAAATCTGAAGACGTGCCGAATATGATTGTGGCTAAAACAGTCAAAGGGAAAGGCGTTCCAATGTTGGAGGGGCACGGGATGTGGCACCATCGAATTCCGTCTGCAGAAGAGTATACGAAAATCATGGAGGTATTGCGTTGA
- a CDS encoding FkbM family methyltransferase: MDSVFNNLFEGLPAISAFHSPQQPIYNALKQLVKLEVGTLFRNEEAIPVDFSPFGDLVFPFFQMGAINSTNLFDLDELIIFSFYWSARNRYKKVADIGANIGLHSVLLSKCGFDVRSYEPDPKHFDILRRNLQLNQCESVNVSQAAVSSKPGETEFIRVVGNTTGSHIAGSKENPYGELERFPVSLEGIGPILEWADFIKLDAEGHEKEILLSTNKNQWENTDAMVEIENVKNAESVFNHFTTEGVGMYAQKIGWQRVENLDQMPTSYHDGSLYISGQYHEPFPQSR, encoded by the coding sequence ATGGATTCAGTATTCAACAACTTATTTGAAGGCTTACCCGCAATTTCTGCATTTCATTCACCTCAACAACCTATTTACAATGCGTTGAAACAGCTTGTTAAACTTGAGGTGGGAACTTTATTTCGTAATGAAGAGGCGATTCCAGTAGATTTTTCTCCTTTCGGTGATCTGGTTTTTCCTTTTTTTCAAATGGGAGCAATCAATTCGACCAACCTTTTCGATCTGGATGAGTTGATTATTTTCAGTTTTTACTGGAGCGCTCGAAACCGTTATAAGAAAGTTGCAGACATTGGAGCCAACATCGGATTGCACAGTGTCCTATTATCAAAGTGCGGATTTGATGTTCGTTCGTATGAACCGGACCCAAAACATTTTGATATTTTACGGCGTAATCTACAACTCAATCAATGCGAATCTGTAAACGTTTCCCAAGCGGCTGTTTCCAGCAAACCAGGTGAAACCGAATTTATTCGAGTTGTAGGCAATACGACAGGCAGCCATATCGCTGGTTCAAAAGAAAACCCGTATGGGGAATTAGAACGCTTTCCCGTTTCGTTAGAAGGCATCGGGCCGATTTTGGAATGGGCTGACTTTATCAAACTCGATGCAGAAGGTCACGAAAAAGAAATATTACTATCTACCAATAAGAATCAGTGGGAAAATACAGACGCAATGGTCGAAATAGAAAACGTGAAAAATGCAGAATCTGTGTTTAATCATTTTACGACAGAAGGCGTTGGAATGTACGCCCAAAAGATTGGTTGGCAGCGCGTCGAGAATTTAGACCAAATGCCGACCAGTTATCACGACGGATCTTTATATATAAGCGGCCAGTATCATGAACCGTTTCCTCAATCTCGCTAA
- a CDS encoding SDR family oxidoreductase, whose translation MKKAIVISASSDIGLAMCQRWLDCDWTVAGTYRTSSPEISALESKGMSLVHCDLSDKESIETSIHSLKETCPNWDVLVLATGLQDPVGSFLDCDFDEWESSIQVNFTAQLRIAHALLPYRSSGANTPPCVLFFAGGGANNATVNYSAYTISKIALIKMCELLDAEIQDARFAIVGPGWVKTKIHQSTLEAGVEKVGANYDKTRSKLNSDECTPMSDVLNCCDWIINSPRDVVSGRNFSVVFDAWGDPELESMLRNNFNMYKLRRHGNDAYLKNQS comes from the coding sequence ATGAAAAAAGCTATTGTCATTTCCGCTTCTAGCGATATCGGTTTAGCGATGTGCCAGCGTTGGTTGGATTGTGACTGGACGGTTGCAGGGACTTATCGCACAAGTTCTCCTGAAATTTCTGCACTTGAATCCAAAGGGATGTCGTTGGTTCATTGTGATCTAAGTGATAAAGAGTCGATTGAGACTTCAATCCATTCGTTGAAAGAGACGTGCCCAAATTGGGATGTTCTTGTTCTTGCGACTGGATTGCAAGATCCTGTTGGATCATTTTTGGACTGTGATTTTGATGAATGGGAATCGTCAATCCAAGTGAACTTTACGGCGCAACTTCGTATCGCGCATGCACTGTTGCCATATCGTTCCAGTGGTGCGAATACTCCACCCTGTGTATTGTTTTTTGCGGGCGGCGGCGCCAATAACGCGACGGTGAACTATTCTGCGTATACGATTTCAAAAATTGCATTAATCAAAATGTGTGAACTCTTGGATGCGGAAATCCAAGACGCACGTTTTGCTATAGTTGGTCCAGGATGGGTTAAAACAAAAATTCATCAATCGACGCTAGAGGCTGGAGTCGAAAAAGTCGGCGCCAATTATGATAAAACCCGTTCAAAACTAAATAGCGATGAATGTACGCCAATGAGCGATGTTTTAAATTGCTGTGATTGGATTATCAATTCACCGCGTGATGTCGTTAGCGGGCGTAATTTCAGTGTTGTATTTGATGCATGGGGCGATCCCGAACTTGAATCAATGTTGCGCAATAATTTTAATATGTACAAATTACGGCGTCATGGAAACGACGCATATCTCAAAAATCAATCATGA
- a CDS encoding alpha-ketoacid dehydrogenase subunit beta, with protein MSRTITYAQALREAQDICLETDPNVFLMGLGAPDPKGIFGSTLDLQKKYGSKRVFDIPLSENALTGVALGAAISGMRPILTHQRVDFALVSIEQIVNQAAKWHYMFGGVMKAPLVIRMIAGRGWGQGPQHSQSLQAWFAHIPGLKVVMSTTPYDAKGLLIAAVEDDNPVVMIEHRWLYNLSDEAPEGHYTTPIGKARIMRAGSDVTLVSASYMTLEALRAADRLAEEGVSAEVIDLRTILPWDKECIFESVRKTGRLVVADTGGQAFGVSAEIVAAVVEQEFESLKAAPQRVALPDCPCPTSPPLSAAYYPRAGHIHIAAKRTLGLEPVTDLLDVKSGQRLDVPDANFKGPF; from the coding sequence ATGAGTCGAACTATCACTTACGCACAGGCTCTTCGCGAAGCGCAAGACATCTGTCTTGAAACTGACCCCAATGTCTTTCTGATGGGTTTAGGCGCGCCCGATCCCAAAGGGATTTTCGGCTCTACGCTTGATCTGCAAAAAAAATATGGATCGAAACGCGTATTTGATATCCCGCTCTCCGAAAACGCTCTTACAGGCGTTGCACTGGGAGCGGCGATCAGCGGAATGCGCCCGATCTTAACGCACCAGCGAGTTGATTTTGCCCTGGTCTCCATTGAGCAAATTGTGAACCAAGCCGCCAAATGGCACTACATGTTTGGCGGCGTGATGAAGGCCCCGCTCGTAATCCGAATGATCGCCGGGCGGGGATGGGGGCAAGGGCCTCAGCACTCTCAAAGCCTTCAGGCCTGGTTCGCCCACATTCCTGGGTTAAAAGTCGTCATGTCAACAACGCCATACGACGCCAAAGGGTTGTTAATCGCTGCGGTTGAGGATGATAACCCGGTTGTCATGATCGAACACCGATGGCTGTATAATCTGAGCGATGAGGCGCCGGAAGGACACTATACGACGCCGATTGGCAAGGCCCGTATAATGCGAGCGGGAAGCGATGTCACTCTTGTAAGCGCTTCGTATATGACGCTGGAAGCATTACGCGCCGCTGATCGCTTAGCGGAAGAAGGCGTTTCCGCCGAAGTGATTGATTTACGCACGATCCTGCCGTGGGACAAAGAGTGTATTTTTGAAAGCGTTCGTAAAACGGGTCGCCTCGTTGTAGCGGATACAGGCGGACAGGCATTTGGCGTGAGCGCGGAAATTGTCGCCGCAGTGGTCGAGCAAGAATTTGAATCGCTGAAAGCGGCGCCGCAACGCGTTGCATTGCCGGACTGCCCATGCCCCACCAGCCCGCCGTTGTCAGCGGCGTATTATCCGCGTGCGGGCCATATTCATATCGCAGCGAAGCGCACCTTGGGGCTTGAACCAGTCACTGATTTACTTGATGTCAAATCAGGTCAACGACTCGATGTTCCCGACGCCAATTTCAAAGGCCCGTTTTAA
- a CDS encoding thiamine pyrophosphate-dependent dehydrogenase E1 component subunit alpha, producing MDQDIRKKLYTDIRRIRLIEERIADQYAEQEMRCPVHLSIGQEAAAVGVCSALQKRDRVLSGHRSHAHYLAKGGDLKRMLAEIYGKETGCSKGMGGSMHLTDLDAGFVGATPIVGSTIPIAVGVALSIQMREEDQVVAIFFGDGAAEAGVFHESLNFAVLKRLPILFVCENNLYSVYSPLNVRQPEGRSLSQLAEGLGAATRQGDGNTVEEVFGVTQEAAQQARTGEGPVFLEFSTYRWREHCGPNYDNDIGYRTEEEYQAWRKKDPVAACAQRLLADGAVQQSELNEFDEIIGAEIDDAFAFAKDSAFPPADDLFAKVYA from the coding sequence ATGGATCAAGACATCAGAAAAAAACTATATACTGACATACGCCGCATCCGTTTGATCGAAGAGCGAATCGCTGACCAGTATGCTGAGCAGGAGATGCGTTGCCCCGTTCATCTTTCTATTGGGCAAGAAGCGGCGGCCGTCGGCGTGTGTTCAGCCTTGCAAAAGAGGGACCGCGTATTGTCCGGTCATCGCAGCCATGCTCACTATCTCGCCAAAGGCGGCGACCTGAAACGCATGTTGGCTGAAATCTATGGCAAAGAGACCGGTTGTTCAAAAGGCATGGGCGGGTCAATGCACTTGACCGATCTGGATGCGGGATTTGTTGGCGCGACGCCTATTGTTGGCAGCACCATCCCTATCGCAGTCGGCGTTGCTCTTTCTATCCAGATGCGCGAAGAAGACCAAGTCGTCGCAATTTTCTTTGGCGACGGCGCCGCTGAAGCGGGCGTTTTTCACGAGAGCCTCAATTTTGCCGTGCTCAAGCGGCTACCAATATTATTTGTTTGCGAAAACAACCTCTATTCTGTTTATTCACCGTTAAATGTCCGGCAGCCTGAAGGTCGTTCTCTCAGCCAATTGGCAGAGGGACTTGGCGCCGCGACCCGGCAAGGGGACGGCAATACTGTTGAAGAAGTCTTTGGTGTTACGCAAGAAGCCGCCCAACAAGCGCGCACTGGCGAAGGGCCTGTCTTTCTTGAATTTTCTACCTACCGATGGCGCGAACATTGCGGCCCCAACTACGACAACGATATTGGCTACCGCACAGAAGAAGAATATCAGGCTTGGCGCAAGAAAGACCCTGTTGCGGCTTGTGCGCAGCGCTTACTCGCCGATGGAGCCGTCCAGCAATCAGAATTAAATGAATTTGATGAAATCATAGGCGCTGAGATCGACGATGCATTTGCTTTCGCAAAAGACAGCGCGTTTCCACCCGCCGATGATTTATTCGCCAAGGTGTACGCATGA
- a CDS encoding bifunctional ADP-heptose synthase gives MTAYNKNVDEYIREFKSCHTVNEIIRCLDDLRSLKVVVIGETILDEYVYGDILGKSAKEPILVLRHLSEETHAGGAAMVANHLSSFCDQVELVTYLGEENSREDFIRSSLHETVKPFFIQKSNSPTIVKRRFVDKYLVTKLLEVYEINDAPMAENEEEALCAVLRERLAECDVVIAADYGHGLLTPRVIDFICQHARFLSVNTQINAANHGFHTLSRYPRADYVCVHEGEVRLDQRDRTGQLDDLVKNVSERMDCKSVLVTQGKFGTLLFRPDDGFTQCPALAMKVTDRVGAGDSVLAVSSLCVQRNLPSDIVGFISNMVGAQAVTIVGNRDPIDRESLYQAIKEFLQ, from the coding sequence ATGACTGCTTACAACAAAAACGTAGACGAATATATCAGAGAATTTAAATCTTGTCATACAGTTAACGAGATTATTCGCTGCCTGGACGATTTGCGTTCACTCAAGGTCGTAGTCATTGGGGAAACCATTCTCGATGAATATGTATACGGTGATATTTTAGGCAAGTCGGCGAAAGAGCCCATATTAGTTTTGCGTCATTTGTCTGAAGAGACGCATGCTGGCGGCGCAGCGATGGTGGCCAATCATTTATCGAGTTTTTGCGATCAAGTCGAATTGGTTACCTACTTGGGAGAAGAAAACTCTCGCGAAGACTTTATTCGGTCGAGCCTTCACGAAACGGTTAAGCCATTTTTTATTCAAAAATCCAATTCTCCCACCATCGTTAAACGCCGCTTTGTCGATAAATATCTTGTTACCAAACTGCTTGAAGTCTATGAAATCAATGATGCGCCGATGGCGGAGAACGAAGAAGAAGCCTTATGCGCTGTTCTTCGTGAACGCTTGGCTGAATGCGATGTAGTGATTGCGGCGGATTATGGTCATGGTCTCTTGACGCCGCGCGTGATTGATTTCATTTGTCAACATGCTCGCTTTTTGTCGGTGAATACTCAGATCAATGCCGCCAATCATGGATTTCATACGTTGTCGCGCTATCCTCGGGCAGATTACGTATGTGTGCATGAAGGTGAGGTGAGGCTCGATCAACGAGACCGAACCGGACAGTTAGATGATTTAGTCAAGAATGTGTCTGAACGAATGGATTGCAAATCCGTGTTGGTTACGCAAGGTAAATTCGGCACTTTACTCTTCCGACCGGATGACGGCTTTACCCAATGTCCTGCGCTAGCGATGAAAGTAACGGACCGCGTAGGCGCTGGTGATTCCGTCTTGGCGGTTAGTTCGTTATGCGTTCAGCGGAATCTGCCCTCTGACATTGTTGGCTTCATCAGTAATATGGTAGGCGCCCAGGCGGTCACGATTGTCGGAAACCGCGACCCGATTGACCGGGAAAGCCTCTATCAAGCCATCAAAGAATTTTTACAATAA